The following proteins come from a genomic window of Ursus arctos isolate Adak ecotype North America unplaced genomic scaffold, UrsArc2.0 scaffold_12, whole genome shotgun sequence:
- the ADAMTSL4 gene encoding ADAMTS-like protein 4 isoform X2, which yields MEKWAGRPRLCLMLLLSLPELCLDQEVLSGHSLQTPPEEGQGPEGVWGPWGQWASCSQPCGVGVQRRSRTCLLPTAQLHQGLPFPPRPPRHPEALLPRGESPRPQTSRETLPLYRPQPRGRGGPRRGPASQLGRAEAGEIPGARRSRVRDPIKPGMFGYGRVPFALPLHRNRRHPQRLPRAEPSQTSDLPSPTPRTEPSSTNHTAQTQLPPTELSARPPHPEAELPSPEIAQIEVPSRTRPAPTWPHPRTQVSGTEPPSSIPSPGESTSFHMSPQPRMPNSQSWASLRVAERHHNSFPRGRGHQSQERWRPGGNLHGSLMESAPHYPDGWLPLLSDGPHSSSLWSLFAPSSPVPRCSGESEQLRACSQEPCPPEQPDPRALQCAAFDSQEFMGQLYQWEPFTEVQGSQRCELNCRPRGFRFYVRHTEKVQDGTLCQPGALDICVAGRCLSPGCDGILGSGRRPDGCGVCGGDESTCRLISGNLTDRGGPLGYQKILSIPAGASQLQIAQLRPSSNYLALRGPGGQSIINGNWAVDPPGSYTASGTVFLYNRPSREEGKGESLSAKGPTTQPVDVYVIFQEENPGIFYQYVISSLSPNLESTTPEPHFPQLQPEILRVEPPPASMARPARPPGTLQRQVRIPQMHALPHPRTPLGSPAGYWKRVGHSECSASCGKGVWRPIFLCVSRESGEELDEHSCAVGARPPAPLEPCHGPPCPPYWEAGEWTSCSRSCGPGTQHRQLRCRQEFGGGGSSVPPERCGHLPRPNVTQPCQLRLCGHWEVRSPWSQCSVRCGRGQRSRQVRCVGNNGDEVSERECAAGPPRPPSREACDMGPCTTAWFHSDWSSKCSAKCGTGIQRRSVVCLGSGESHGAGQEEAGAGTSEQSCAPGSRPPDMRACSLGPCEMTWCWYTGPWAECSSECGSGTQRRDIICVSKLGTEFNVTSPSNCSHLPRPPALQPCQGQDCQDRWFSTPWSPCSRSCQGGMQTREVQCLTANQTLSVRCPLHLRPSRKRPCNSQPCSQRPDDQCKDNSPHCPLVVQARLCVYPYYTATCCRSCAHVLERSPPEPA from the exons ATGGAGAAGTGGGCGGGCAG GCCCCGGTTGTGTCTGATgctgcttctgtccctccctgaGCTCTGCCTGGATCAGGAG GTGTTGTCTGGACACTCTCTTCAGACACCTCCCGAGGAGGGTCAGGGCCCTGAAGGTGTCTGGGGTCCTTGGGGCCAGTGGGCCTCTTGCTCCCAGCCCTGTGGAGTTGGGGTGCAGCGCAGGAGCCGGACATGTCTGCTCCCTACAGCTCAACTCCACCAGggcctgcccttcccaccccGGCCCCCAAGACATCCAGAAGCCCTGCTGCCCCGGGGTGAGAGCCCCAGACCTCAGACTTCCCGAGAAACCCTCCCCCTGTACCGGCCACAGCCTCGGGGAAGAGGTGGCCCACGTCGAGGTCCTGCTTCCCAACTAGGGAGAGCAGAGGCCGGGGAGATTCCAGGAGCTCGGAG GTCCCGGGTTCGAGACCCCATCAAGCCAGGAATGTTTGGTTATGGGAGAGTGCCCTTTGCTTTACCACTGCATCGGAACCGCCGGCACCCCCAGAGGCTGCCCAGAGCTGAGCCCTCCCAGACCTCAGATCTTCCCTCCCCGACTCCAAGAACAGAACCATCCTCCACAAACCACACAGCTCAAACTCAGCTCCCTCCTACAGAACTTTCTGCCCGCCCCCCACACCCCGAAGCAGAACTCCCAAGCCCTGAAATTGCTCAGATAGAGGTGCCCTCTAGAACCAGGCCTGCCCCTACATGGCCCCACCCCAGAACCCAGGTCTCTGGCACAGAGCCCCCTTCGTCCATCCCCTCCCCAGGAGAAAGTACCTCTTTCCACATGTCCCCTCAGCCAAGAATGCCAAATTCCCAGAGTTGGGCCAGTCTCCGGGTGGCCGAGAGGCACCATAATTCTTTCCCTAGGGGCAGAGGCCACCAGAGCCAGGAGCGCTGGAGACCTGGGGGGAATCTTCATGGGTCCCTCATGGAGTCTGCCCCCCACTACCCAGACGGCTGGTTGCCTCTCCTGAGTGATGGCCCCCACTCCAGTTCCCTCTGGAGCCTCTTTGCTCCCAGTAGCCCTGTCCCAAGATGTTCTGGGGAGAGTGAGCAGCTGAGAGCCTGCAGCCAAGAG ccctgccCCCCTGAGCAGCCAGACCCCCGAGCCCTGCAGTGTGCAGCCTTTGACTCCCAGGAGTTCATGGGCCAGCTGTACCAGTGGGAGCCCTTCACAGAAG TTCAGGGCTCCCAACGCTGTGAACTGAACTGCCGTCCCCGTGGCTTCCGATTCTATGTCCGTCACACGGAAAAGGTCCAGGATGGGACCCTGTGTCAGCCTGGAGCCCTAGACATCTGTGTGGCCGGACGCTGTCTG AGCCCTGGCTGTGATGGGATCCTCGGCTCTGGCAGGCGTCCAGATGGCTGTGGGGTCTGTGGAGGTGACGAGTCCACCTGCCGCCTCATCTCAGGGAACCTCACTGACCGAGGGGGCCCTCTGGGCTATCAGAAGATCCTGTCGATTCCTGCTGGAGCCTCCCAGCTCCAGATTGCCCAGCTCCGGCCCAGCTCCAACTATCTTG CCCTTCGAGGCCCTGGGGGCCAGTCCATCATCAATGGAAACTGGGCTGTGGATCCCCCTGGGTCCTACACAGCCAGCGGGACTGTCTTCCTGTACAACCGTCCTTCTCGAGAGGAGGGCAAGGGGGAGAGTCTGTCAGCCAAAGGCCCCACAACCCAGCCTGTGGATGTCTAC gtGATCTTTCAGGAGGAAAACCCAGGCATTTTTTATCAGTATGTTATCTCTTCACTTTCTCCAAACCTTGAGAGCACCACCCCGGAGCCTCACTTCCCCCAACTCCAGCCGG AGATTTTGAGGGTAGAGCCCCCACCTGCTTCGATggcccgcccggcccggcccccagGCACCCTCCAGCGTCAGGTGCGGATCCCCCAGATGCACGCTCTGCCCCATCCCAGGACACCCCTGGGGTCTCCAGCTGGGTACTGGAAGCGAGTGGGACACTCGGAGTGCTCAGCATCCTGTGGAAAAG GTGTTTGGCGCCCCATTTTCCTCTGCGTTTCTCGTGAGTCAGGGGAGGAACTGGATGAACACAGTTGTGCCGTGGGcgccaggcccccagcccccctgGAGCCCTGCCATGGACCCCCGTGCCCCCCATA CTGGGAGGCCGGCGAGTGGACGTCCTGCAGCCGCTCCTGCGGCCCCGGCACCCAGCACCGCCAGCTGCGCTGCCGGCAGGAGTTTGGTGGGGGCGGCTCCTCGGTGCCCCCCGAGCGCTGTGGCCACCTCCCTCGGCCCAATGTCACCCAGCCCTGTCAGCTGCGCCTCTGTGGCCACTGGGAGGTCCGTTCCCCTTGGAGCCAG TGCTCAGTGCGGTGCGGGCGGGGCCAGAGGAGCCGGCAAGTTCGCTGTGTGGGGAACAACGGTGACGAAGTGAGCGAGAGGGAGTGTGCGGCAGGCCCTCCGCGGCCCCCCAGCAGAGAGGCCTGTGACATGGGGCCCTGTACCACAGCCTGGTTCCACAGCGACTGGAGCTCCAAG TGCTCAGCCAAGTGTGGGACAGGAATCCAGCGACGGTCTGTGGTCTGCCTTGGGAGTGGGGAGTCCCACGGGGCGGgccaggaagaagcaggagcaggGACCAGTGAGCAGAGCTGTGCACCCGGAAGCCGTCCTCCGGACATGCGTGCCTGCAGCTTGGGACCCTGTGAGATGACATGGTGCTGGTACACGGGGCCCTGGGCCGAG TGCTCCTCAGAATGTGGCTCTGGCACGCAGCGTAGAGACATCATCTGTGTGTCCAAACTGGGTACTGAGTTCAACGTGACTTCTCCCAGCAACTGTTCCCACCTGCCCAGGCCCCCTGCCTTGCAGCCCTGTCAGGGGCAGGACTGCCAGGACCGATGGTTTTCTACACCCTGGAGTCCG TGTTCTCGCTCCTGCCAAGGGGGTATGCAGACAAGGGAGGTCCAGTGCCTGACTGCCAACCAGACCCTCAGCGTCCGATGCCCTCTTCACCTGCGGCCCTCCAGGAAACGACCCTGTAACAGCCAACCCTGCAGCCAGCGCCCCG atgATCAATGCAAGGACAACTCTCCACATTGCCCCCTGGTGGTGCAGGCCCGTCTCTGCGTCTATCCCTACTACACAGCCACCTGTTGCCGCTCTTGCGCCCATGTCCTGGAGCgttctcccccagagcctgccTGA
- the ADAMTSL4 gene encoding ADAMTS-like protein 4 isoform X1, with amino-acid sequence MKSLKRERGPSAPRCLSSVFTSGPLSLARGVKGGAMEKWAGRPRLCLMLLLSLPELCLDQEVLSGHSLQTPPEEGQGPEGVWGPWGQWASCSQPCGVGVQRRSRTCLLPTAQLHQGLPFPPRPPRHPEALLPRGESPRPQTSRETLPLYRPQPRGRGGPRRGPASQLGRAEAGEIPGARRSRVRDPIKPGMFGYGRVPFALPLHRNRRHPQRLPRAEPSQTSDLPSPTPRTEPSSTNHTAQTQLPPTELSARPPHPEAELPSPEIAQIEVPSRTRPAPTWPHPRTQVSGTEPPSSIPSPGESTSFHMSPQPRMPNSQSWASLRVAERHHNSFPRGRGHQSQERWRPGGNLHGSLMESAPHYPDGWLPLLSDGPHSSSLWSLFAPSSPVPRCSGESEQLRACSQEPCPPEQPDPRALQCAAFDSQEFMGQLYQWEPFTEVQGSQRCELNCRPRGFRFYVRHTEKVQDGTLCQPGALDICVAGRCLSPGCDGILGSGRRPDGCGVCGGDESTCRLISGNLTDRGGPLGYQKILSIPAGASQLQIAQLRPSSNYLALRGPGGQSIINGNWAVDPPGSYTASGTVFLYNRPSREEGKGESLSAKGPTTQPVDVYVIFQEENPGIFYQYVISSLSPNLESTTPEPHFPQLQPEILRVEPPPASMARPARPPGTLQRQVRIPQMHALPHPRTPLGSPAGYWKRVGHSECSASCGKGVWRPIFLCVSRESGEELDEHSCAVGARPPAPLEPCHGPPCPPYWEAGEWTSCSRSCGPGTQHRQLRCRQEFGGGGSSVPPERCGHLPRPNVTQPCQLRLCGHWEVRSPWSQCSVRCGRGQRSRQVRCVGNNGDEVSERECAAGPPRPPSREACDMGPCTTAWFHSDWSSKCSAKCGTGIQRRSVVCLGSGESHGAGQEEAGAGTSEQSCAPGSRPPDMRACSLGPCEMTWCWYTGPWAECSSECGSGTQRRDIICVSKLGTEFNVTSPSNCSHLPRPPALQPCQGQDCQDRWFSTPWSPCSRSCQGGMQTREVQCLTANQTLSVRCPLHLRPSRKRPCNSQPCSQRPDDQCKDNSPHCPLVVQARLCVYPYYTATCCRSCAHVLERSPPEPA; translated from the exons ATGAAGAGCCTGAAAAGGG AGCGCGGCCCCTCCGCACCCAGATGCCTGAGTAGTGTGTTTACTTCCGGTCCCCTCTCTCTGGCCCGGGGCGTCAAGGGAGGAGCGATGGAGAAGTGGGCGGGCAG GCCCCGGTTGTGTCTGATgctgcttctgtccctccctgaGCTCTGCCTGGATCAGGAG GTGTTGTCTGGACACTCTCTTCAGACACCTCCCGAGGAGGGTCAGGGCCCTGAAGGTGTCTGGGGTCCTTGGGGCCAGTGGGCCTCTTGCTCCCAGCCCTGTGGAGTTGGGGTGCAGCGCAGGAGCCGGACATGTCTGCTCCCTACAGCTCAACTCCACCAGggcctgcccttcccaccccGGCCCCCAAGACATCCAGAAGCCCTGCTGCCCCGGGGTGAGAGCCCCAGACCTCAGACTTCCCGAGAAACCCTCCCCCTGTACCGGCCACAGCCTCGGGGAAGAGGTGGCCCACGTCGAGGTCCTGCTTCCCAACTAGGGAGAGCAGAGGCCGGGGAGATTCCAGGAGCTCGGAG GTCCCGGGTTCGAGACCCCATCAAGCCAGGAATGTTTGGTTATGGGAGAGTGCCCTTTGCTTTACCACTGCATCGGAACCGCCGGCACCCCCAGAGGCTGCCCAGAGCTGAGCCCTCCCAGACCTCAGATCTTCCCTCCCCGACTCCAAGAACAGAACCATCCTCCACAAACCACACAGCTCAAACTCAGCTCCCTCCTACAGAACTTTCTGCCCGCCCCCCACACCCCGAAGCAGAACTCCCAAGCCCTGAAATTGCTCAGATAGAGGTGCCCTCTAGAACCAGGCCTGCCCCTACATGGCCCCACCCCAGAACCCAGGTCTCTGGCACAGAGCCCCCTTCGTCCATCCCCTCCCCAGGAGAAAGTACCTCTTTCCACATGTCCCCTCAGCCAAGAATGCCAAATTCCCAGAGTTGGGCCAGTCTCCGGGTGGCCGAGAGGCACCATAATTCTTTCCCTAGGGGCAGAGGCCACCAGAGCCAGGAGCGCTGGAGACCTGGGGGGAATCTTCATGGGTCCCTCATGGAGTCTGCCCCCCACTACCCAGACGGCTGGTTGCCTCTCCTGAGTGATGGCCCCCACTCCAGTTCCCTCTGGAGCCTCTTTGCTCCCAGTAGCCCTGTCCCAAGATGTTCTGGGGAGAGTGAGCAGCTGAGAGCCTGCAGCCAAGAG ccctgccCCCCTGAGCAGCCAGACCCCCGAGCCCTGCAGTGTGCAGCCTTTGACTCCCAGGAGTTCATGGGCCAGCTGTACCAGTGGGAGCCCTTCACAGAAG TTCAGGGCTCCCAACGCTGTGAACTGAACTGCCGTCCCCGTGGCTTCCGATTCTATGTCCGTCACACGGAAAAGGTCCAGGATGGGACCCTGTGTCAGCCTGGAGCCCTAGACATCTGTGTGGCCGGACGCTGTCTG AGCCCTGGCTGTGATGGGATCCTCGGCTCTGGCAGGCGTCCAGATGGCTGTGGGGTCTGTGGAGGTGACGAGTCCACCTGCCGCCTCATCTCAGGGAACCTCACTGACCGAGGGGGCCCTCTGGGCTATCAGAAGATCCTGTCGATTCCTGCTGGAGCCTCCCAGCTCCAGATTGCCCAGCTCCGGCCCAGCTCCAACTATCTTG CCCTTCGAGGCCCTGGGGGCCAGTCCATCATCAATGGAAACTGGGCTGTGGATCCCCCTGGGTCCTACACAGCCAGCGGGACTGTCTTCCTGTACAACCGTCCTTCTCGAGAGGAGGGCAAGGGGGAGAGTCTGTCAGCCAAAGGCCCCACAACCCAGCCTGTGGATGTCTAC gtGATCTTTCAGGAGGAAAACCCAGGCATTTTTTATCAGTATGTTATCTCTTCACTTTCTCCAAACCTTGAGAGCACCACCCCGGAGCCTCACTTCCCCCAACTCCAGCCGG AGATTTTGAGGGTAGAGCCCCCACCTGCTTCGATggcccgcccggcccggcccccagGCACCCTCCAGCGTCAGGTGCGGATCCCCCAGATGCACGCTCTGCCCCATCCCAGGACACCCCTGGGGTCTCCAGCTGGGTACTGGAAGCGAGTGGGACACTCGGAGTGCTCAGCATCCTGTGGAAAAG GTGTTTGGCGCCCCATTTTCCTCTGCGTTTCTCGTGAGTCAGGGGAGGAACTGGATGAACACAGTTGTGCCGTGGGcgccaggcccccagcccccctgGAGCCCTGCCATGGACCCCCGTGCCCCCCATA CTGGGAGGCCGGCGAGTGGACGTCCTGCAGCCGCTCCTGCGGCCCCGGCACCCAGCACCGCCAGCTGCGCTGCCGGCAGGAGTTTGGTGGGGGCGGCTCCTCGGTGCCCCCCGAGCGCTGTGGCCACCTCCCTCGGCCCAATGTCACCCAGCCCTGTCAGCTGCGCCTCTGTGGCCACTGGGAGGTCCGTTCCCCTTGGAGCCAG TGCTCAGTGCGGTGCGGGCGGGGCCAGAGGAGCCGGCAAGTTCGCTGTGTGGGGAACAACGGTGACGAAGTGAGCGAGAGGGAGTGTGCGGCAGGCCCTCCGCGGCCCCCCAGCAGAGAGGCCTGTGACATGGGGCCCTGTACCACAGCCTGGTTCCACAGCGACTGGAGCTCCAAG TGCTCAGCCAAGTGTGGGACAGGAATCCAGCGACGGTCTGTGGTCTGCCTTGGGAGTGGGGAGTCCCACGGGGCGGgccaggaagaagcaggagcaggGACCAGTGAGCAGAGCTGTGCACCCGGAAGCCGTCCTCCGGACATGCGTGCCTGCAGCTTGGGACCCTGTGAGATGACATGGTGCTGGTACACGGGGCCCTGGGCCGAG TGCTCCTCAGAATGTGGCTCTGGCACGCAGCGTAGAGACATCATCTGTGTGTCCAAACTGGGTACTGAGTTCAACGTGACTTCTCCCAGCAACTGTTCCCACCTGCCCAGGCCCCCTGCCTTGCAGCCCTGTCAGGGGCAGGACTGCCAGGACCGATGGTTTTCTACACCCTGGAGTCCG TGTTCTCGCTCCTGCCAAGGGGGTATGCAGACAAGGGAGGTCCAGTGCCTGACTGCCAACCAGACCCTCAGCGTCCGATGCCCTCTTCACCTGCGGCCCTCCAGGAAACGACCCTGTAACAGCCAACCCTGCAGCCAGCGCCCCG atgATCAATGCAAGGACAACTCTCCACATTGCCCCCTGGTGGTGCAGGCCCGTCTCTGCGTCTATCCCTACTACACAGCCACCTGTTGCCGCTCTTGCGCCCATGTCCTGGAGCgttctcccccagagcctgccTGA